A region of Heteronotia binoei isolate CCM8104 ecotype False Entrance Well chromosome 2, APGP_CSIRO_Hbin_v1, whole genome shotgun sequence DNA encodes the following proteins:
- the BTF3L4 gene encoding transcription factor BTF3 homolog 4, with amino-acid sequence MNQEKLAKLQAQVRIGGKGTARRKKKVVHRTATADDKKLQSSLKKLAVNNIAGIEEVNMIKDDGTVIHFNNPKVQASLSANTFAITGHAEAKPITEMLPGILSQLGADSLTSLRKLAEQFPRQVLDSKVPKSEDIDEEDDDVPDLVENFDEASKNEAN; translated from the exons ATGAATCAAGAAAAGCTGGCCAAACTTCAGGCTCAGGTCCGAATAGGTGGAAAG GGTACAGCTCGTAGAAAGAAGAAGGTAGTTCACAGAACAGCAACAGCTGATGACAAAAAACTTCAGAGTTCCCTCAAAAAATTGGCAGTAAACAATATCGCTGGCATTGAAGAG GTGAATATGATAAAAGATGATGGAACAGTTATTCATTTCAACAATCCTAAGGTCCAAGCTTCACTCTCTGCAAACACATTTGCAATTACTGGTCATGCTGAAGCCAAACCGATCACAGAAATGCTACCTGGCATCTTAAGTCAGCTGGGTGCAGACAGCTTAACAAGTCTCAGAAAGTTAGCTGAACAGTTCCCAAGGCAAG TGTTGGATAGTAAAGTACCAAAATCAGAAGATATTgatgaagaagacgatgatgTTCCAG ATCTTGTAGAAAACTTTGATGAAGCATCAAAAAATGAAGCTAATTAA